In Aliamphritea ceti, a single window of DNA contains:
- a CDS encoding isopenicillin N synthase family dioxygenase yields MTPYIPKIDISPLYSLNSADWQDVATEIDAACQNSGFFYITGHNISTERIAELRQLSETFFALPHEEKLRIDITCTRHHRGYGSFGTEQLDPERPGDFKETFDMGRNLPEEHPDVIAQKPLHGPNQYPDIAGFQEIMETHYWDMIELGKTILRGLAVALKIDPDFFADKFTAPISVLRFIHYPEIAFKSDSEQIGAGAHTDYGCITILHQDQVGGLQVKNRRGEWLDATPVEGSFVINIGDMMARWSNDRYTSTPHRVINPSGQERYSMPFFVEPNFDTSINALEGCYDTDSPAKYPEITAGDYLLSRFAATYEYREKFE; encoded by the coding sequence AACTCCGCTGACTGGCAGGATGTTGCCACAGAAATTGACGCCGCCTGCCAGAATAGTGGTTTTTTCTATATCACTGGCCATAACATCAGCACTGAACGAATAGCTGAACTGCGTCAGTTAAGCGAAACATTTTTCGCCCTGCCTCATGAAGAAAAACTGCGTATAGATATCACCTGTACCCGTCATCATCGCGGTTATGGCAGTTTTGGTACTGAGCAACTTGACCCGGAACGTCCCGGGGATTTCAAAGAAACTTTTGATATGGGTCGCAACCTGCCGGAAGAGCATCCTGATGTTATCGCTCAAAAGCCACTGCACGGGCCAAATCAATATCCCGATATAGCTGGATTCCAGGAAATCATGGAAACCCATTACTGGGACATGATCGAGTTAGGTAAAACGATTTTACGGGGCCTGGCCGTCGCTTTGAAAATTGATCCAGATTTTTTTGCCGACAAATTCACTGCACCGATTAGCGTACTTCGGTTTATTCATTATCCGGAAATAGCGTTCAAGTCAGATTCCGAACAGATCGGCGCCGGCGCGCATACTGATTATGGCTGCATCACTATTTTACATCAGGATCAGGTAGGCGGGCTGCAAGTTAAAAACCGCCGGGGGGAATGGCTAGATGCAACACCCGTTGAAGGCAGCTTTGTGATTAACATTGGCGACATGATGGCTCGCTGGAGCAACGATCGCTATACCTCAACACCGCACAGAGTTATTAATCCCAGCGGGCAGGAACGTTACTCCATGCCATTTTTTGTTGAGCCAAATTTCGACACTTCAATCAACGCACTTGAAGGCTGTTACGACACTGATAGCCCGGCTAAATACCCAGAGATAACAGCTGGCGATTATCTGCTGTCCCGCTTTGCAGCTACTTATGAATATCGTGAGAAGTTTGAATAA
- a CDS encoding adenosine deaminase, producing MQQLINAIPKAELHLHLEGSLEPELMFELAKRNQIELPFKSVEEIRAAYEFSNLQDFLDIYYQAADVLRTEADFYDLTWAYLLRCQADGVVHTEPFFDPQTHTERGIDIGTVIKGITRALKDGELQLGISSYLILSFLRHLSEEEAFSTLRDALPYKEHFIAVGLDSSELGHPPEKFERVFAAAREAGLRTVAHAGEEGPADNIWNAISLLNVCRIDHGVAATQDPQLVSYLVQHRTPLTVCPLSNTKLKVFADMSEHNILQLLDKGVRVTVNSDDPAYFGGYVNANYQALADALNMTDAQLRQLAINSITASFLPGEQQARHLAKIDSLISPT from the coding sequence ATGCAGCAACTAATCAACGCCATCCCGAAAGCAGAATTACACCTCCACCTTGAAGGCAGCCTTGAGCCTGAGCTGATGTTCGAATTGGCCAAGCGAAACCAGATAGAACTGCCCTTCAAGTCTGTCGAAGAAATACGTGCAGCTTACGAATTCAGCAATCTACAGGACTTTTTAGATATCTATTATCAAGCTGCAGATGTTTTACGCACTGAAGCAGACTTTTACGATCTGACCTGGGCCTATTTGCTACGCTGCCAGGCTGATGGTGTCGTACATACTGAACCCTTCTTTGATCCGCAAACACACACCGAGCGCGGAATTGACATCGGCACAGTGATTAAGGGTATCACTCGCGCTCTCAAAGATGGTGAACTACAACTCGGCATCAGTAGCTACCTGATACTGTCCTTTCTGCGCCACCTGAGCGAAGAAGAGGCTTTCAGCACCTTACGGGATGCACTGCCTTACAAAGAGCACTTTATTGCCGTCGGCTTAGACAGTTCGGAACTGGGACACCCACCGGAAAAATTTGAACGGGTATTTGCTGCTGCCCGCGAAGCAGGCCTGAGAACGGTTGCCCATGCAGGTGAAGAAGGCCCTGCAGACAACATCTGGAATGCCATCAGCCTGCTAAACGTCTGCCGTATAGATCATGGCGTCGCGGCAACACAGGATCCACAACTGGTAAGTTATCTGGTGCAGCACCGTACACCACTGACAGTATGCCCGCTTTCTAATACTAAGCTAAAAGTATTTGCCGATATGTCGGAGCATAATATTCTTCAGCTGTTAGATAAAGGCGTAAGGGTAACAGTAAACTCAGACGACCCGGCTTACTTTGGCGGCTATGTGAATGCCAATTATCAGGCCCTGGCTGACGCATTAAACATGACAGACGCACAGCTCAGACAACTGGCAATTAACAGCATTACAGCCAGCTTTTTACCTGGAGAACAGCAAGCCCGCCATTTAGCGAAAATAGACAGTTTAATTAGCCCAACATAA